The Petrocella atlantisensis genome has a window encoding:
- the trpS gene encoding tryptophan--tRNA ligase, with amino-acid sequence MNEQAQQKKVIFSGMQPTGVITIGNYFGALKNWVKLHNEYNCLFCVVDMHSITTRQDPVKLRKSARELLALYIAAGLDPDENLIYYQSHVPEHAELSWILSCFTYMGELNRMTQFKEKSQKSELNLNAGLYTYPILMAADILLFKTDLVPVGNDQKQHLELARDIASRFNGIYGDTFTVPEPYIAKMGARIASLQEPTKKMSKSDENPNAYISLLDEPSVIRKKIKKAVTDSDALIAYTEEKAGIRNLIDIYCLSKDITTDEALEHFQGKGYGELKEQVADALIAELEPIQKRFKEILSDKAYLDGIILKNAESASRLAERVLRKVKKKVGYPQ; translated from the coding sequence ATGAATGAACAAGCACAGCAGAAGAAAGTGATATTTAGCGGTATGCAACCAACAGGTGTTATTACCATTGGCAATTATTTTGGTGCATTAAAGAATTGGGTCAAGTTGCATAATGAGTACAATTGTTTATTCTGTGTGGTAGATATGCATTCTATAACCACAAGACAAGATCCTGTCAAACTAAGAAAAAGTGCTAGAGAACTCTTGGCCTTATATATTGCGGCAGGCCTTGACCCGGATGAAAATCTAATTTATTACCAGTCTCATGTACCAGAGCACGCCGAATTGTCCTGGATATTAAGCTGTTTTACTTATATGGGTGAGTTAAACAGAATGACACAATTTAAGGAAAAGTCACAAAAAAGTGAATTGAACTTGAATGCAGGTTTATACACCTATCCCATACTTATGGCGGCAGATATTTTATTGTTTAAAACTGACTTAGTTCCGGTTGGCAACGACCAAAAACAACATTTGGAGTTGGCCAGAGATATAGCGAGCCGTTTTAATGGTATTTATGGCGATACTTTTACCGTGCCTGAGCCCTATATAGCAAAAATGGGTGCACGTATTGCCAGTCTTCAGGAACCAACAAAAAAAATGTCGAAGTCAGATGAAAATCCGAATGCATACATTTCTTTGTTAGATGAACCAAGCGTTATTCGTAAGAAAATAAAAAAAGCAGTTACAGATTCAGATGCTTTGATTGCGTATACTGAAGAAAAAGCAGGTATTCGAAACTTAATTGATATTTACTGCTTGTCAAAGGACATTACCACAGATGAAGCATTAGAACATTTTCAAGGCAAAGGCTATGGGGAACTCAAAGAACAAGTAGCCGATGCTTTAATAGCTGAATTAGAGCCAATTCAAAAACGTTTCAAGGAGATTCTATCAGATAAGGCATACCTTGATGGTATCATCTTAAAAAATGCCGAGTCAGCAAGTCGTCTTGCAGAACGGGTGCTTCGAAAAGTCAAGAAAAAAGTGGGCTACCCTCAATAA
- a CDS encoding hybrid sensor histidine kinase/response regulator has product MNKTESIKRPIVHNSKVIMYMLFYLPIIGSLYYMAIKMELGIVAGFLILFVSILCLIIPSYLYLRYRNKEQEKINQAIDEMMALLQNNKSQLNNDLTLVSTYKEVKQLADFLTSMQLFIEEKDRQLEEERERYKLLYTDMVEQSVTHEINALWIERIIENSYDGLMITDGDGKVIRCNQALLKLFEIPKERLATYDHCYEIFNKKDKICKGCNNAYILRSGIKQSRLIDFKDRIIDQLTIPVYDNENKISALIKTYRDVTQQKNLEFKVNRSTKMEAIGRLTSGISHDFNNILQVILGYSDLVHYHLEKSEQYELVAKVKNIREAAYKAEGLIRKLMIFSKMDRVHKEILSINTSVEEIGHMLDRIIGERISLKLELDHQVEDILADKTQMEQIIVNLCVNAKDAIGEEGEIKIKTYNVMKKSGQFVCLEVADNGLGIHEHIQNKIFEPFFTTKDLGEGTGLGLATVLGIVESHGGTIELDSEIGRGTTFKILFPNQKTRLMMIDQHKEHHVPSSFEGLKLLLVEDDRMLMEATKTILEKMDIQVLTAGNGQDAINNFSHYGDALDMVILDSILPDIEGLKVFEHIRAMNKEIKVLMTTSFNDPTIMEAKSVFNQLKLMHKPYTNKELMKAIAQTVYE; this is encoded by the coding sequence ATGAACAAAACGGAATCCATCAAGAGACCGATCGTCCATAATTCGAAAGTCATTATGTATATGTTATTTTATTTGCCAATCATTGGGAGTCTTTATTACATGGCAATTAAAATGGAGTTAGGTATAGTGGCAGGATTTTTGATACTATTTGTAAGTATTCTATGTTTAATAATACCCTCGTATCTGTATTTGAGATATAGAAATAAAGAACAGGAAAAAATAAATCAAGCAATAGATGAAATGATGGCTCTGCTTCAAAACAATAAATCTCAATTAAACAATGATTTGACGTTGGTTAGTACATATAAGGAAGTCAAACAATTAGCTGACTTTCTTACGTCCATGCAACTGTTTATAGAGGAAAAAGACAGACAATTGGAGGAAGAGAGAGAAAGGTATAAACTTTTGTATACCGATATGGTTGAACAAAGTGTGACCCATGAGATCAATGCGTTATGGATTGAAAGAATTATTGAAAACAGTTATGACGGGCTTATGATTACAGATGGCGACGGAAAAGTGATTCGATGTAACCAAGCGTTATTAAAATTATTTGAGATCCCTAAAGAACGATTGGCAACCTATGATCATTGTTATGAGATCTTTAATAAAAAGGACAAGATCTGCAAAGGTTGTAATAATGCATATATATTAAGATCGGGCATCAAACAAAGTAGACTGATTGATTTTAAAGATAGGATTATTGATCAGTTGACCATACCGGTTTATGATAATGAAAACAAAATAAGTGCGCTTATTAAGACATATAGAGATGTGACCCAGCAAAAGAATCTGGAGTTTAAGGTGAATCGGTCAACTAAAATGGAAGCCATTGGTCGACTAACCAGCGGTATTTCTCATGACTTTAATAATATCTTACAAGTCATTCTAGGTTATTCAGATCTGGTTCATTATCATCTTGAAAAATCAGAACAATATGAATTGGTCGCCAAAGTTAAGAATATTCGTGAAGCGGCTTATAAGGCTGAAGGACTCATTCGAAAGCTCATGATTTTTAGCAAGATGGACCGTGTCCATAAAGAAATTCTAAGCATAAACACATCAGTTGAAGAAATCGGCCATATGCTGGACCGGATTATCGGAGAAAGAATCAGTTTGAAATTAGAACTGGATCATCAAGTGGAGGATATTCTAGCAGATAAGACGCAAATGGAACAAATTATTGTTAATCTGTGTGTTAATGCCAAAGATGCCATTGGTGAAGAAGGCGAAATTAAGATAAAAACCTATAATGTTATGAAGAAAAGCGGGCAATTTGTTTGCTTAGAAGTGGCGGATAACGGCTTAGGTATTCATGAGCATATTCAAAACAAGATATTTGAACCTTTTTTTACAACAAAAGACCTAGGTGAAGGTACAGGTCTTGGTCTTGCTACAGTTCTTGGTATTGTTGAAAGCCATGGTGGTACCATTGAACTTGATAGTGAAATCGGGCGAGGTACAACTTTTAAAATTCTATTTCCCAACCAAAAAACAAGGCTTATGATGATTGATCAACATAAAGAACATCATGTTCCCAGTAGCTTTGAGGGGCTAAAACTCTTACTTGTTGAAGATGATAGGATGCTCATGGAAGCAACGAAAACCATTCTGGAAAAAATGGATATTCAAGTATTGACTGCCGGAAACGGTCAGGATGCAATTAACAATTTCAGTCATTATGGTGACGCTTTGGATATGGTTATTTTGGACTCCATACTGCCCGACATTGAAGGTCTTAAAGTCTTTGAACACATTCGTGCTATGAATAAGGAAATAAAGGTATTAATGACGACCAGCTTCAATGATCCTACCATTATGGAGGCAAAATCTGTCTTCAACCAACTTAAGTTGATGCATAAACCCTACACCAACAAAGAATTGATGAAGGCCATTGCTCAAACCGTCTATGAATAA
- a CDS encoding GTP pyrophosphokinase, translating to MNKEAWQQLFLIHGIAIEEVKVKLDKLYETYELAGESNPIEHIKTRVKSFESIARKLEEKAKPVNVANAKKYLNDIAGVRIICAFTSDIYGIFEALIHQTDIKIIEIKDYIKNPKASGYQSLHIVVETLVQLSDCIEHVPVEVQIRTIAMDYWATLEHKLRYKYFDKAPVHIAQELKKCASIIMELDRKMMAIKKEVDQYDIKENEDNQ from the coding sequence ATGAACAAAGAAGCATGGCAACAGTTATTTTTAATTCATGGTATTGCCATTGAAGAAGTCAAAGTTAAGTTGGATAAACTTTATGAAACCTATGAATTAGCAGGTGAAAGCAATCCAATAGAGCATATAAAAACAAGGGTTAAAAGTTTTGAAAGTATTGCAAGAAAGTTGGAAGAAAAAGCAAAACCGGTAAACGTTGCCAATGCAAAAAAATATCTTAATGACATAGCAGGTGTAAGAATCATTTGCGCCTTCACATCAGACATCTATGGTATTTTTGAAGCACTGATTCATCAGACGGATATCAAGATTATTGAAATTAAGGATTATATTAAGAATCCAAAAGCATCAGGTTATCAAAGCCTTCATATCGTGGTAGAGACATTGGTTCAGCTGTCAGATTGTATAGAACATGTCCCGGTTGAGGTACAGATTAGAACCATTGCCATGGATTACTGGGCGACTTTAGAACATAAACTCAGGTATAAATATTTTGACAAAGCACCGGTACATATTGCCCAAGAACTAAAGAAATGCGCATCTATCATTATGGAATTGGATCGTAAAATGATGGCAATTAAGAAAGAGGTTGATCAGTATGACATTAAGGAGAATGAAGACAACCAATAA
- a CDS encoding S-ribosylhomocysteine lyase has translation MDKIPSFNVNHLELLPGIYVSRKDHVGNHTLTTFDIRMTRPNFEPVLQTAEIHALEHMGATFLRQHVVYGDQTIYFGPMGCRTGFYLILKGDLSSDSIVGLIKELFEHMADYNAPLPGASARDCGNYLDMNLPMAKYEARRFLDRISNISSTQLNYPD, from the coding sequence ATGGATAAAATACCAAGTTTTAACGTAAACCATTTAGAATTACTGCCCGGCATATACGTCTCCAGAAAAGACCATGTCGGTAATCATACTTTAACCACTTTTGATATTCGAATGACACGACCGAACTTCGAACCTGTTTTACAAACTGCCGAAATTCATGCTCTAGAACATATGGGCGCAACTTTTTTGAGACAGCATGTTGTCTATGGTGACCAAACCATCTATTTTGGGCCCATGGGATGCCGTACTGGTTTTTATCTTATCTTAAAAGGCGATCTTAGCTCAGATAGTATCGTGGGATTAATCAAAGAGCTTTTTGAGCATATGGCTGATTATAATGCGCCCCTACCTGGAGCTTCTGCCAGAGACTGTGGTAATTATCTGGATATGAATCTGCCTATGGCAAAATATGAAGCCCGTCGGTTCCTTGATCGCATTAGTAACATTTCGTCCACACAACTTAATTATCCGGACTGA
- a CDS encoding TraX family protein, which translates to MSNSSLKIIACLTMLVDHIGAILYPDMSLLRMIGRLSFPIFAFLVAEGFHHTQNIKKYGIRLGIFALISEIPYDLAFRGNLIDFYRQNIFFTLFLGLVCLWLYQRYRTHQSMVGMIAILLTGALSVFLRTDYSIYGIAMIFLFYFFRDRRILACGSASIINFTMGSVIQGLAILAMPFILAYNGKKGMNLKYLFYGFYPVHLILLYIIHKAWM; encoded by the coding sequence ATGTCAAATTCCAGTTTGAAGATTATTGCTTGTCTGACCATGTTGGTTGATCATATAGGGGCAATACTTTATCCGGACATGAGTCTATTAAGAATGATTGGAAGACTATCATTTCCAATATTTGCTTTTCTGGTTGCTGAAGGTTTTCATCATACGCAAAATATTAAGAAATACGGAATAAGACTGGGTATTTTTGCTCTAATTTCTGAGATACCTTATGATCTTGCTTTTCGAGGTAATCTCATCGATTTTTATCGACAAAATATATTCTTTACCCTTTTTCTTGGTCTTGTATGCTTGTGGCTCTATCAACGTTATAGGACGCATCAATCTATGGTTGGTATGATTGCCATATTATTGACGGGTGCCTTAAGTGTGTTTTTAAGAACGGATTATAGTATATATGGTATTGCTATGATATTTCTATTTTATTTTTTTAGAGATAGAAGAATCTTGGCCTGTGGCTCTGCAAGCATCATAAATTTTACGATGGGTAGTGTAATACAGGGATTGGCAATTCTCGCCATGCCTTTCATACTCGCCTATAATGGGAAAAAAGGTATGAATTTGAAGTATCTTTTTTATGGGTTTTATCCGGTGCACCTTATACTACTTTATATCATTCATAAAGCTTGGATGTAA
- a CDS encoding phosphoribosylformylglycinamidine synthase translates to METIRRIFVEKKTGYNVESQQLLQDIKENLGIKTLDNLRLLHRYDVDRISDNAYEKALHTIFSEPPVDRLFEESFEIAPDEVAFGIEYLPGQYDQRADSTEQCIEIINADQKPVVRSAKIIVLKGQLTEENVEKIKAYCINPVDSREADILKPQTLEMDFHIPTEVEILEGFTKLDHNGLKALWKRLGLAMSIDDLIHTQKYFIEDEKRNPTITEIKVLDTYWSDHCRHTTFLTKIEDVAFEEGFYNQPVQVAYKDYLEDRSHVFGDRIHEKDVCLMDIALLAMRKLRKDGQLEDLEVSDEINACSIIVPVDVDGKETSWLVMFKNETHNHPTEIEPFGGAATCLGGAIRDPLSGRSYVYQAMRVTGAADPTVSVDKTLPGKLPQRKIVTQSAHGYSSYGNQIGLATGKVDEIYHPDYVAKRMEIGAVIAAAPRENVIRETSDPGDIIVLLGGRTGRDGCGGATGSSKEHTEDSIHTCGAEVQKGNPPTERKIQRLFRDKYVASMIKKCNDFGAGGVSVAIGELADGLIIDLDAVPKKYAGLDGTELSISESQERMAVVLDPKDVHRFIEASEKENLEAVVVARVTKEKRLVMEWNNQAIVNMSRSFVDTNGATSKTKVRVDRPQEKSYFQDRQDFFADKDAVPNHWLNILKDLNSCSKKGLEERFDSSIGAGSVLMPYGGLYQMTPTQSMVAKIPLEQGETTTGTIMTYGYNPYLSKWSPFHGAIYAVLDSVAKVVATGGDYRKIRFTFQEYFKRLGDNPSRWGEPFSAMLGAYHAQIALGLPSIGGKDSMSGTFHDIDVPPTLVSFAVDVVDVTRVISPEFKAAGHKVVCLLQKRDQYDLPDFAQMKKNYETLYEMIGRKEILSAYAIGIGGMAEAISKMTFGNKIGIVLEDALVGPMLFTPDYGSILVELAPDTAIEDLERHEGFIRVGTTTKQSVIKASDHKLEIDLLMNTWSSTLENVFPSQAFSEVSEMIKDTKTYDQIYICKNKIAKPQVFIPVFPGTNCEYDSRRAFEKAGAHVDTLVFRNLKAGDITKSLREMAKSIKESQIVMLPGGFSAGDEPEGSGKFIASIFRNEILKEAIHELLHHRDGLMIGICNGFQALIKLGLVPTGEIIDLTEDAPTLTYNTIGRHISRMASTKVMSNKSPWLSGTKPGEIFKVPMSHGEGRFVASDQVVRRLFDNGQVATTYVDLLGNPTMDGSFNPNGSVYGIEGITSPDGRVLGKMGHSERIGQNVAINIIGSQDQKIFESGVTYFTK, encoded by the coding sequence ATGGAAACCATAAGAAGAATTTTTGTTGAGAAGAAAACAGGTTACAATGTTGAAAGTCAACAGTTGCTACAGGATATAAAAGAGAATCTAGGCATCAAGACACTTGATAATTTACGTTTGTTACATCGCTATGATGTAGATCGTATATCTGATAATGCTTACGAAAAAGCCCTTCATACAATTTTCTCTGAACCACCAGTAGATCGATTGTTTGAAGAATCATTTGAGATTGCGCCCGATGAAGTCGCCTTTGGTATTGAATACTTACCGGGTCAATATGATCAAAGAGCAGACTCTACTGAGCAATGCATTGAGATTATCAATGCGGATCAAAAGCCGGTCGTTAGAAGTGCCAAGATCATTGTGTTAAAAGGCCAATTAACCGAGGAAAACGTAGAAAAGATTAAGGCTTACTGCATTAATCCTGTGGATTCAAGAGAAGCGGATATTTTAAAACCTCAAACCCTTGAAATGGATTTTCATATACCAACAGAAGTTGAAATCTTAGAAGGTTTTACCAAGCTAGATCATAATGGCCTGAAAGCACTATGGAAGCGACTTGGACTTGCCATGAGTATAGATGACTTAATACATACTCAAAAGTATTTTATAGAGGATGAGAAAAGAAATCCGACCATAACAGAGATCAAGGTGTTGGATACATATTGGTCGGATCATTGTCGTCACACCACTTTTCTAACAAAAATTGAAGACGTTGCTTTTGAAGAAGGATTTTATAACCAACCGGTTCAAGTAGCTTACAAGGATTATTTGGAAGATCGTAGTCATGTTTTCGGGGATAGAATCCATGAAAAAGATGTATGCCTAATGGATATTGCGTTACTGGCCATGAGAAAACTAAGAAAAGACGGACAGCTAGAGGACTTAGAGGTATCGGATGAAATCAACGCCTGTAGTATCATTGTACCGGTAGATGTGGATGGCAAAGAAACTTCTTGGTTGGTTATGTTTAAGAACGAGACGCATAATCACCCAACGGAGATAGAACCCTTCGGTGGTGCTGCTACTTGCTTAGGTGGTGCCATTCGGGATCCCTTATCCGGTCGATCCTATGTATATCAGGCGATGCGTGTCACGGGAGCAGCAGACCCTACAGTTTCTGTTGATAAGACCTTGCCTGGGAAATTGCCTCAAAGAAAGATTGTAACCCAATCTGCTCATGGATATAGTTCCTATGGCAATCAAATAGGTTTGGCAACCGGAAAAGTAGATGAGATCTATCACCCTGACTATGTAGCAAAACGTATGGAAATCGGTGCGGTTATTGCAGCGGCTCCAAGAGAAAATGTCATCCGTGAAACATCAGATCCCGGTGACATCATCGTGCTTTTAGGGGGGCGAACAGGAAGAGACGGATGTGGTGGCGCAACAGGATCATCTAAAGAACACACAGAAGATTCAATACATACTTGTGGTGCAGAAGTTCAAAAAGGAAATCCACCCACAGAACGTAAGATTCAACGTTTATTTAGAGACAAGTATGTTGCATCTATGATTAAGAAGTGTAACGATTTTGGAGCAGGTGGTGTATCCGTTGCAATTGGTGAGTTGGCTGACGGGCTAATTATTGACCTAGATGCAGTACCCAAAAAATATGCCGGTCTGGATGGGACAGAATTATCCATATCAGAATCTCAAGAAAGAATGGCTGTTGTACTAGATCCGAAAGATGTGCATCGGTTTATAGAGGCATCAGAAAAGGAAAACTTAGAAGCGGTTGTTGTAGCACGGGTAACAAAAGAGAAGCGACTGGTTATGGAATGGAATAATCAAGCAATCGTTAATATGAGCCGAAGTTTTGTGGATACAAATGGTGCAACATCAAAAACTAAGGTACGTGTTGATCGGCCTCAAGAAAAAAGCTATTTCCAAGATAGACAAGATTTTTTTGCTGATAAGGACGCTGTTCCTAACCACTGGTTAAATATACTTAAGGACTTAAACAGTTGTTCGAAAAAAGGCCTCGAAGAACGTTTTGATAGTTCCATTGGTGCAGGGAGTGTGCTCATGCCTTACGGTGGTCTGTACCAAATGACACCGACCCAAAGTATGGTGGCAAAAATACCACTAGAACAAGGTGAAACAACGACAGGCACCATTATGACTTATGGTTACAACCCCTACTTATCAAAGTGGAGTCCCTTCCATGGTGCGATTTATGCTGTATTGGATTCTGTTGCAAAAGTTGTGGCTACAGGTGGCGATTACAGAAAAATCCGATTTACATTTCAAGAGTATTTTAAGAGATTAGGGGATAACCCTAGTAGGTGGGGTGAGCCTTTTAGTGCCATGCTCGGTGCTTATCATGCACAAATAGCTTTGGGATTACCTTCTATCGGAGGAAAAGACAGTATGTCAGGTACCTTCCATGATATTGATGTGCCACCAACTTTAGTCTCCTTTGCGGTTGATGTCGTCGATGTGACACGGGTCATATCACCGGAATTCAAGGCTGCGGGTCACAAGGTGGTATGTCTTCTTCAAAAGAGAGATCAGTATGATTTACCGGATTTTGCCCAGATGAAAAAAAATTATGAAACATTATATGAGATGATAGGTAGAAAAGAAATTCTTTCAGCCTATGCAATTGGAATTGGCGGTATGGCCGAGGCCATTAGTAAAATGACTTTTGGAAATAAAATAGGTATCGTACTTGAAGATGCTCTTGTTGGTCCGATGTTGTTCACCCCGGATTATGGTTCCATATTGGTTGAATTAGCACCTGATACAGCTATAGAAGACTTAGAAAGACATGAAGGATTTATAAGGGTTGGCACCACCACGAAGCAGTCTGTGATAAAAGCCTCCGACCATAAACTGGAAATCGATTTGCTTATGAATACTTGGTCGTCAACCTTGGAAAATGTTTTCCCATCCCAGGCTTTTTCAGAGGTATCAGAAATGATTAAGGATACAAAAACCTATGATCAGATCTATATTTGCAAAAATAAAATTGCAAAACCACAGGTTTTCATACCGGTATTTCCGGGTACCAATTGTGAATACGACTCCAGAAGAGCTTTTGAGAAAGCAGGTGCCCATGTAGACACCCTAGTATTTAGAAATCTTAAGGCCGGTGATATTACCAAGTCACTTCGAGAAATGGCGAAATCTATAAAGGAGAGTCAAATCGTTATGCTTCCCGGTGGTTTCAGTGCCGGTGATGAACCGGAAGGCTCTGGAAAATTTATCGCCTCCATATTTAGAAATGAAATACTTAAAGAAGCGATTCATGAACTCCTTCATCATCGTGATGGGTTAATGATTGGCATTTGCAATGGTTTTCAAGCACTGATTAAACTGGGTCTGGTACCGACAGGCGAGATAATAGATCTAACAGAAGATGCGCCAACATTAACTTATAATACAATAGGTAGGCATATATCTCGTATGGCCAGTACTAAAGTTATGTCAAATAAGTCCCCATGGTTATCCGGTACCAAGCCAGGTGAGATATTTAAAGTACCTATGTCCCATGGTGAAGGACGTTTTGTTGCCAGCGACCAAGTGGTCAGGCGTTTATTTGACAACGGTCAGGTGGCTACGACTTATGTGGATCTATTAGGTAATCCAACGATGGATGGAAGCTTCAATCCTAACGGTTCTGTTTATGGTATTGAAGGAATAACAAGCCCAGATGGGCGTGTTCTTGGGAAAATGGGCCATTCAGAAAGAATCGGTCAAAATGTGGCAATCAATATTATCGGTAGCCAAGACCAAAAAATATTCGAATCTGGTGTAACTTACTTTACGAAATAA
- a CDS encoding LysR family transcriptional regulator produces MEINLELYKVFYHVAKYLSFSVASQVLYLSQSAVSQSIKQLESKLDTPLFNRSTKQVTLTPQGEKLMEYIEPALHLIAGGEAYLKETMTLDRGQLHIGASDTICKYYLLDYFKKFHHLYPGVEIRVTNRTSLQCVTLLRKGLVDLIVTNLPNNSISEDMHVMPVQTFQDVFIASNKYAIDSGPHTLSALSKHPILMLARQTTTSNYLYQLFESDGLSITPSVELGSIDLLIDLTGIDLGISFVPDFCMKNRPDLRILETSVPIPRRQLGVVVPEKHPLSEASKKFIALLS; encoded by the coding sequence ATGGAGATTAATCTGGAGCTTTACAAAGTTTTTTATCATGTGGCTAAATATTTAAGTTTTTCAGTTGCATCCCAAGTACTATACCTTTCACAATCCGCTGTCAGTCAAAGTATTAAGCAGCTTGAGTCCAAACTGGACACGCCACTGTTTAACAGAAGTACAAAACAAGTTACCTTAACACCTCAAGGTGAAAAGTTAATGGAATACATAGAACCTGCCCTTCATTTAATTGCCGGTGGTGAGGCCTACTTAAAAGAAACCATGACTTTGGATCGAGGGCAGTTACATATCGGTGCCAGCGATACCATATGCAAATATTATCTTTTAGATTATTTTAAAAAATTTCATCACTTATACCCAGGTGTAGAAATCCGTGTCACCAATCGAACCTCTTTACAATGTGTGACCTTGCTAAGAAAAGGTCTGGTAGATCTCATTGTAACCAACCTTCCCAATAATTCTATAAGTGAAGACATGCATGTTATGCCTGTTCAAACCTTTCAAGATGTCTTTATTGCCAGCAATAAGTATGCTATTGATTCAGGACCTCATACACTATCCGCCTTATCAAAGCACCCTATTCTCATGCTTGCCCGTCAAACCACAACCAGTAACTATTTGTATCAACTTTTCGAATCCGATGGTCTTAGTATAACGCCTTCTGTCGAACTTGGAAGCATTGACCTGCTCATTGATTTAACCGGCATTGATCTTGGTATTTCCTTTGTTCCTGATTTTTGTATGAAAAATCGACCGGATTTGCGTATTTTGGAAACCAGCGTCCCTATTCCAAGAAGACAATTGGGTGTTGTCGTACCTGAAAAACACCCCTTATCTGAAGCCTCCAAAAAATTCATCGCACTCTTATCCTAA
- a CDS encoding LiaI-LiaF-like domain-containing protein, translating to MKNNKSAGLLLILFGSLYLVLQILSQLNILVLDFWDLWPLTTIAIGIAFEAIYYGTKKYPGFLIPGGIFTTIGLLHLFEVITHWQFAGYTWPIYILSVAIGFYHHHVVTKEQWSKVIGIIFFILFSFNTFIVATILFNGLISFNLAFSIIIIIVGFLLILKNKKEEH from the coding sequence ATGAAAAACAACAAATCAGCAGGGTTATTATTGATACTTTTTGGCTCTCTATATCTGGTTCTTCAGATTCTTAGCCAGTTAAACATCTTGGTCTTAGATTTTTGGGATTTATGGCCTTTAACCACCATTGCTATTGGTATTGCTTTTGAAGCCATCTATTACGGCACAAAAAAATATCCGGGGTTTCTAATTCCCGGAGGTATTTTTACCACTATTGGTTTGCTTCATCTTTTTGAAGTGATTACCCATTGGCAATTTGCAGGGTATACTTGGCCGATTTATATTTTGTCGGTAGCCATTGGCTTTTATCATCATCATGTTGTCACTAAAGAGCAATGGTCCAAGGTCATCGGTATTATCTTTTTTATACTATTTTCGTTTAACACATTCATTGTTGCAACGATTCTATTTAATGGATTGATAAGCTTTAATCTTGCCTTTTCAATCATCATTATTATTGTTGGCTTTCTGCTTATACTGAAAAATAAAAAAGAAGAGCATTAA